From the Psilocybe cubensis strain MGC-MH-2018 chromosome 6, whole genome shotgun sequence genome, the window CGCTAGGCAAATTCTTGATTCTATTGTAGCCTGCCTATTTCCTTGAACAATGGTTTATTTGGCGCCCATTTTCCGAGGATATTCTCACCGACCGCTGTGGCGATCGTTCTCTTTATATGACATTTGGTGTTCAAATGACGATTTATCGTTGAAACTCAATGTTCATGACATATCTTGCTTCCGGACAACCCTAGAGATGATGCCGCGGCCATTTTTCTCAGTGTCATTTTAGTGGCCGCGGCTTAAGATCATTTTTGGCAATATGATCATCCAATGAGCCTTATGATGATGGGCATAAGTCATTTAAAGTAACACAACAAAATTGGGACTTGGGCCTAGGGAAGGAGGCTAGCTTCTATTCCGTTATTTGCTCATGGCGCATCATAATCATCAAGGAATGCTGAGCAGATGTGTTAGATCATAATTACCCATTGAGCATGTTGACCAAATACAAACGAAAGGGAAGCGCTTATCTACAGCTGCTCTCGGCCTCGGAGACATCATATCAATTGCTCTGTCTGTCCTATTATTGCGCGGGCGTGTAGTGGCTGGAGCTTTCAAGGGCTTCGGCTATCTTTCTACAACTCACTGACAAGCCGCACTCACAACGAATCTGAGCTGCCGACTAGTATCCACCATCAAAACTGCCGATAACATGGTAGATGGTTCCTTAGCAGTACTGAGAGAACTGCCTTGTAAAATGTCTTCGATGAGTGTGTGCGTGATTCATACCTTGGAATTGTTCCAGAATATACCTTGGTCTTGTTGAGAGATTTTTAACAGTTTCGCCAAAGGTCAGTTCACTAGCGAAAGCATTGCCAACGCCTGGCGAGCCAACCACGACTACGCTCAGGCTAAAAATGGTAGGATACGCTATTTTTGGACTTTGACTCGGCCCTCGGATTAACTTGGCCATGCATCCCCGATCTATGAGGTTGCCGGATATGCTACGCGTCGCTTGTCGGTGGCCCCTGCGTCTCTACACTAGGCCTATGCGTTTTTGCTCCTACAAGGGCAATTGACAGATCACTGAATGCTACCATGCGAACGTTCCGGAATATTTACCGCTTGCATTCCTATATATACACTTAAGATGGGAAGAGCAAGGCCCAACAGCAATCCCTTCTTCTCATACAACCTGTACACATCTCTCAACCTTTCTATTCACAATGGGCCACGTTATCTCTGCAGCTACCACTGAAGGCTTCCcacccaagcccaagtggGGCGTCGGTGACATTCCTGACCTGACCGGCAAAGTAATCATCGTCACTGGCGGTGCCGCTGGAATTGGCAAGGAAACCTCGAAGGCATGTTCTTTTCTCAAAAGAGTAATTATTTCAACGTACACGATTATTGATCCCTTGACTTTTAGGCGCTCTTGAACCACAACGCAAAAGTGTACATTGCCGCCCGCAATGAAACTCTTGTACGAAAAGCTATAGAAGAGCTGAAGTCCGAGACGGACAAGGAGGCCCTCTTCATCAAACTAGACCTTGCTGACCTCAAGTCAGTCAGAGCTGCTGCTCAGGAATTCCAATCGTATGGAAATTTATTCTTGCGGCTGAATTTGAACTCAAAATTTCTCCCAATAGTAAGGAGCCAGAGCTTCATGTTCTTTTTAACAATGCGTGAGTAACGAAGTGGCCACCGATTGTCATCGTCGCTGATATACATGTATACTACATAGCGGAGTCATGGTACCTCCCATTGAGGCTGTCACAGCTCAAGGATACGATCTCCAATTTGGCACAAACGTCCTCGGTGAGATTTGGAACTTCGTTGAATAGAAGACGGATTGACTGATGCCACATTTTACCAGGCCACTTCTATTTCACCAAGCTGCTCATGCCTCAGCTCATTGCTGGTTCCAAAACAAGCGGCGATGGAAAGGCCAGAATTGTCACCACCTCTTCCTCCGCTAGTGTTCTTGTTAGATCGATCAACTTCAACACTATCATTGACACTCCCGCACGGAAAAAGAGATCGAACTGGATGCTTTACGGAGAGAGCAAGCTTGTATGAATAGTTCATTCCTTTACTCAATCATCAGCTAAAAGTCATATAACAGGGAAGCATCGTTTTGGCTAACGAACTGGCTGCGAGATATGGGGACCAGGGAATCGTATCCACTTCCATGAACCCAGGAAACTTGAACTCAGAGCTCCAACGACATTTGAAAGGGCTTGAAGGATTCCTTGTGGTATGAATCTACCTCTTTCTACTGTCTGCGAAATCGGCTAATGCGGTTATCAATAGTCGAAGTTCCTGTACCCCGTGCCCATGGGTGCCCTGGCGCAATTGTACGCCGGAACCTCGCCTGAAGGCGTCAATTTCAACGGCAAGGTTTGTCTGCTCTATCTTTCTTTGCCGATATTCAGCTAAGCGGAGGATGTATAGTACCTTATTCCATGGGGACGTATCGGCAAAAACCACCCTTTCGGTCAGAATGTTGCTGCGCGTAGGAAAGTGTGGGACTGGCTTGAAGAGCAGGTCGCGAAGTTCGAGGCGTCCTCTTAAATCCATTATTCTCGGTCGGTTCCCATCTAGATGCATCTGTTTTCTGCCACGCCTTCAAAATCACGATCCCACGCAATATTTTAGTATACCCAGTCATTTTGCTTAACTGTATATGGTTACTTATTACATTTCTCGTCAATATATGTAAAATTCATGGACTTCTCCCTCATCAACTAGTTTTGAGTAGCGATAGAAGATGTCAATGGACAAATAGGGAGATAACTCTATTGATACATAGTAACTAACACTGCCATTCATATTCGTTCTTCACAAGTACAAGGCACTGGCCATGGCGAAATATATGGTTTGAAACTCTACGTGGCAGAATGTGAAGTCTACAGTCTCAATCAAGTCTGTAATGAATTGTGAGAAGGTAGGCTGTTGGACAGTCATCTTATGTTTCTGAAAGAAGGTTTAGAATTGTGGCAATAAGAGAAATTTTAACCAATTACCTCTAAGCTTTCCCATCCAAACAGCAAGTAGATTTGATCGCCAGTGCCTTCGACGTCACCCCAAGTTAAAGGGGCATATGGACTACCTGCAATTTCTGGCTTGGTTGCTACAGATGTGAGAATATCATTGAGCTGCCTTTTGGATTTTCCCTttttcaacttgaagaaggTCACTTCCATGGTGGGTGCTTTCATAGCCGGGAGCACTTTGTTGTTGAAGTGTACGACGTAATTGGTCAAGAATTTGTCGTGTTTCATCGACGGCAGTATACCACTGTTGCGCAGATAAACATGTTCGTCCACTACTAGCTTCTGTGGCATCGACATCTTCAAAACTGTGATTTTATCAGAGGTGTGAACAACCGTCATGTACAAGGTTTAAATCCATATCTTACCTACAAAAATACAAATTGTGGTTTTATCCTCTTCGGACAATCCTGAGCGTACGCTAAGCAAACatatttttcaaaaaaaaaaaccaataCTGTCCATCCAAGAAATTATACCAAATACAATCATCGCTCTGAGAGATATTCTCAAGAGCAGGGCTCAAGATGTAGGAGTTTGCGAGGTACGCATCAGAGGCAGTCTAGGAAATGATCTGGACCACAGACATTATGGGCGTGCTTCTGTGTTGCAGGTCTTTTGATGGGTATGAACGGCTTCAAACTTATAAGCAATGAAGAGTGAAGCGAGTAAAATTCAATGCAATTCCCAATACAAACCCCGCTATTCTTAGGTCACAGTAGATACCTTAGCGTAgaaaggtgagaaacactCACCCGTGCGTCTTAGCACATCGattgcttgttgcacgataataaacagattccaaaaaaaaaaaatgcaattCCCAAAGCGTGTCAATTTGGGGTCGTGTGGTAGGGCGACCCTGCAGCCATACAATCGGTTGGCTGGTCTTCGAGATTATCACATTGCTAGATTTTATGTATAGGAAGCTTGTCATGGCCAGCAAGTTTCCAGCTGTTTGCATCGTTGAGGGTCATTGAGATCGATCCGACTTGCCTGCCATAACTGCCAAAGGCGGCACTCCCTTATAGTGGATAGAACGCGTTTCCCGACTTGGCCAATAATCCCGAGGTTATGACGATGTTCACCTCGCCACCTCACCAATACCTGGCGATTTACTTGTGTTAACCACAAGGATCATTCGTTGGTCGAGGCACGAGTCCAAGTTTCGCCAGTTTCCTTCGCTCTTTGTCTGTGGTGACAATTACGTAATCTAACCAGAACTTTCTTTGGACTTTGGCGCTGGCGATCACAAAGTGTACTCGCTCACAATGATCTTTGGCAGCTTCATCTTTGTCTCTTCCCATTTCTCTTCCATTCTCACATCCTCGCTTTGTCAGTATCCATGGCACAGAAACCTTCCCTAGTCGGCTCAATAGTCGAGAGGAAGCAGCCTTCATCATTTCCAACGCcaaagcctttttcatcGTCCAAGACAGGATTTCCGACCGTTCAGCATCGCTCCAAAAGCGCTTTTAGTCGCAATCGCGAAGAGCTTCGTAAATTTGGGGCCAATAGAGCCAAAGAAGTACCTTCCGTGTTGCCATCCAATAAGCCGCTTTCGCCTCCCCCCACACCTCCAACCTCAGAGCCAAGTGACTGGAGAGACCAAATCAGCAGGGATAATGAGGAACGGGTAGCACAGATGACAGAAGAGGAACGCGAGGAAGAGAGAAGGCAGATTATTGAGAGATTCGGGGCAAACGTTGGAGACATTTTAAAGCGTGCTCGTTTAGCGCGAACCAAAACCTCGCAGAAGGATGCTTCAGAGAAGGTCCCAGAGATTGAGGTTCGGGAGGCTACACCTAATTCTGCGCAAGGTCAGTCCTATTGACATGTGTATTGCGAATTTATCTCTAACTACGTTGCTTAGAACCCATTCCAATATCGCATGAGGACAGACCTATAGAACGAGGTAGGCTCACCTTGGCTACCCAGGAGCTTCGGGTTTTGTAATGTCTAATAACTGAATATTCATTAGCACTGtcacctcctccttctgctcTCGCCACACCAAGCAACAGCCGACCCTCTAGTCGTACCGATCGCAAATTGCGATTTGCTGAGCTCGAACCCAATGATGTCCATGTCTACGAGTCCGCACCATCCACTCCCAAGAAACGCAAAGCACTTGCCCTTCCTCCTCCCGATCCGAACGATAAGCATGGTGCAGTTTCTCTGGGCCAGTGGAAAGGCAAGATGGTGCCGGACAAGGCTGGCCAAATTGAACTGGATCCACCTCCCATTCCTAGTGAACCAGAAGAACCCGAAGAAGGCTCCGCGGAGTATATTCGCCGTCATTTTTTCCCTCATGCACCAAAAGACGATCCCAACCTTGCCTGGATGGACCTTGATCCAGCCACTAGACCTAATGCTGGCCCTTCATCATCGACCTTGAGGTTTGATCTTCATGGCAATCCTATCCCTCCATCACTCTCCGAAAGCCTTCCTACACATCTTGGACTGCATCATCATGCAGAAGGATCTCATGCTGGATATACTCTAGATGATATATTCTTATTATCAAGATCCACGGTACCTGCTCAGAGGGCTACTATGCTCAGCGTGTTGGCGCGCATAGCAAGCAAGTTGGAGAATGTGAAACAAGGAAAAGTTGATGACATGAATGAATTGGTTGGAAAAGAGGATGAGCTTCGAAATAGGATACTTGCCGCCGGAATTGAAGCCCTATCAAGCCGAGGCAATGTTGGCACACGCGCCATAGAAGTTGTTTGGGAATGTATTGTAGGCTGGAATCTGGATATCATGGATCTCGAAGGGGTAGAACTCGAATCACCTTCCGATACTACCATTGAGACTCTGCCTCTTGAATTTTTCTTGCCTCAGGTCACCACCATTTTGTCGCAAGGTGGTGTTCCACCGGAATCTGCAAGCCAACTTCTTTCTATCTTGCATCGTCTGACTCAGGAAAATTCCACTATCGCAACTAGTATCGTGACGACACCAAAACTGTTGTCGACTATCCTCCAGACATTCCTCTTAACTCCAATACCTCATCAAGAttcgtcttcttctactCTTCCTGACCCCATTGCATTGCAATTTTTCAACACGCTAGCCCTTTCTTCTCGATCCAATGCCGAGGAAATTGAAAAACTTGCAGACTCTCTTCTTCGATTTGTTGTCTTCTCATCCTTTGACTCGCCATATCCTCCAGCACTTGCAATGTCTCTTCTTATATTCACACTTCGATTGTATAAAGTTCTTGCATCCTATGGGTTGTATTCTCATATTGCGGGTACCGCTGTCGAACAATTGGCTCATATTGAGCAGTTTGTCATCTCAGAAGCATGCAACTCCACGGAATTAACTGTAGCTTGGGCGAACCTTGTCGAAGCGTGGACAGTGTGCGCTACGGACCCCCACCAGACAACTCCACCTCATGACATATTATGGACCCAAGTTGTGGGTTGGAATTGGAATGTTGGGATTTCGGAGCTTCAGGAACGCTTGGAGGCTCGAGAGACAGATTGGCCGATGTGGACAGCTTCATGGCAAGCTCAGGCCGCATGGTTAGAAGGGTCAAAAATTAATGCGATCAAGGGCGGGGAGGCCGAGAGAGTTGAGCTCATGGAATCGGTCAAAGAGGGCTTCGAGTCCGGGAAAGAGTCGAAGGTCATACATGGGGCATTGAATGGGTTGAGGAAAGAGCTGCAAGGTTATATTGAAGGCAATATTGAC encodes:
- a CDS encoding Short-chain dehydrogenase, with the protein product MGHVISAATTEGFPPKPKWGVGDIPDLTGKVIIVTGGAAGIGKETSKALLNHNAKVYIAARNETLVRKAIEELKSETDKEALFIKLDLADLKSVRAAAQEFQSKEPELHVLFNNAGVMVPPIEAVTAQGYDLQFGTNVLGHFYFTKLLMPQLIAGSKTSGDGKARIVTTSSSASVLVRSINFNTIIDTPARKKRSNWMLYGESKLGSIVLANELAARYGDQGIVSTSMNPGNLNSELQRHLKGLEGFLVSKFLYPVPMGALAQLYAGTSPEGVNFNGKYLIPWGRIGKNHPFGQNVAARRKVWDWLEEQVAKFEASS
- a CDS encoding RNA polymerase II-associated protein 1; this translates as MAQKPSLVGSIVERKQPSSFPTPKPFSSSKTGFPTVQHRSKSAFSRNREELRKFGANRAKEVPSVLPSNKPLSPPPTPPTSEPSDWRDQISRDNEERVAQMTEEEREEERRQIIERFGANVGDILKRARLARTKTSQKDASEKVPEIEVREATPNSAQEPIPISHEDRPIERALSPPPSALATPSNSRPSSRTDRKLRFAELEPNDVHVYESAPSTPKKRKALALPPPDPNDKHGAVSLGQWKGKMVPDKAGQIELDPPPIPSEPEEPEEGSAEYIRRHFFPHAPKDDPNLAWMDLDPATRPNAGPSSSTLRFDLHGNPIPPSLSESLPTHLGLHHHAEGSHAGYTLDDIFLLSRSTVPAQRATMLSVLARIASKLENVKQGKVDDMNELVGKEDELRNRILAAGIEALSSRGNVGTRAIEVVWECIVGWNLDIMDLEGVELESPSDTTIETLPLEFFLPQVTTILSQGGVPPESASQLLSILHRLTQENSTIATSIVTTPKLLSTILQTFLLTPIPHQDSSSSTLPDPIALQFFNTLALSSRSNAEEIEKLADSLLRFVVFSSFDSPYPPALAMSLLIFTLRLYKVLASYGLYSHIAGTAVEQLAHIEQFVISEACNSTELTVAWANLVEAWTVCATDPHQTTPPHDILWTQVVGWNWNVGISELQERLEARETDWPMWTASWQAQAAWLEGSKINAIKGGEAERVELMESVKEGFESGKESKVIHGALNGLRKELQGYIEGNIDQLKAMANNASVLASAIRLWLSCIPPHLEGVPSSPPFSLPFVGLSELSRQLLEYPLWALMDSSNSSRGYLYCREMSRFMSYYLLLSRRLPQTSQSLWLAQSFSILQRLGPGDEDFAQLVISELSKILTQQWAESQKINVSPVIWEKGGLSILEPFMSNLLRPNLEAVIGPLTMTPQSIKSSTSQRLPAPSASKKLGMPLRRDWTTSPLDHLLRSGDSEVFKALPISWDSSEVEVARASLFLTKVVQESLLNFSMTSFVVSREEAELSCMKIFMLEHGQTQTDSTEEVFRDSVVEHLMEDILRPYAIGSSDASIVARTNHEDLEKVASRFLGTGVPFFQFYTDFVSLYDAISFSHPLFARLLLPPTSMRYPLDYRKHLWCDFNHVVKTIRVPELQVLSADIREYFYPIEKDPQVIASYLSSLLKDDVHDFVRLVALHHISSNIWPDLQEEPRRDSSEARASTLLKTVVGQSKLEIIRDVVRYRQQPAGSISLPPHCFEDLVAVKASRLDCIMKWGGQAMFDRLQGLLNE